TATGAATGGCATTACTACCAAAGGCTTTTTTCTCGTAATTTGAGGCTCCTTTAGTTCCCATCACGACTAGGTTGATCTGCTCTTTTTTGATCACAGATTTCATAGCATCATCAAGATCGTCTAATGAAGTAATGATTTCATAGCTATGATCTGTCGCACTAGAAGACGCTGTAATCCTTTTAACCGCTTCTTTTAAACCCTTGAGTGACTTGGATTTTTCGTTCTCAAGCTCATAATCCTTAGAAGTAGGGCTATTCAATGCAGCTCTATTGCCAAATTCCATCTTGTAGACATTAATAAAGAAAAAGATACAAGGCTGATATTTGAAGAGTTCTAAAGCATAGTCAATCGCATTATTTGCGTTTAATGAAAAATCTGTAGGGATAAGAATTTTGGTCATTTGTGGTGCTTTTTCATCAAAGATAAGCATCATTAAGAGGCTTTCAAATTAAATCTGAAGTGCTTGTGATAGCCATAAAACTATCGGGACGAACCCCTGACCATCCCGATGCAATCGGGATGCTCTTTTTCTTTCATTTTTGATCAATTCTTGAATTTTGACCCTGCTTTTCCATTTCTTAATCTGTTGTTCTCGATCCATGGCTTCTGATCTGATTTTGCAAGATTCAAAATAGACGATTTTCATATCCTTGACACTTGAAGTAAATCCGTTTTTACTCTGTAGATGTTTGGCGAGCCGTTGCTCAATATTTTACGTTGCACCGATATAATATCGATTCAATTTTTCAGAAAACAAGATATAAGTGAAGAATTCCATAAAACAAAAAAAGGCTTCCGTTTCTGGAAGCCTTCTGTGGGCGCGAAGGGATTATTAAAAATGATCCCTATTGCGAGACCGCTTATGCAAATAGTAAGATACTCGCTCACGCGGCTACTTTTTCATTTTAGGCATTCTAATGAGTAGCCTCATCACATGCCTAAAATAAAAAAACCGCATCTATTGATGCGGCTTTCTGCTTGATGTGGGCGCGAAGGGATTCGAACCCCTGACCCCTTGGGTGTAAACCAAGTGCTCTGAACCAACTGAGCTACGCGCCCGAATATGTTTTCACAGGTTTCGGAGTCCTGCTGCTCTGAACCATCCCGATAGCTATCGGGAGAGCTACGCGCCCGTAGAAACATTGTTTCTCTAAGCGGATGCAAATATAAACTCTTTTTTCATTGTACCAACTATCGAAAGAAAAAATATCAGATTATTTCTGCGACTACAAACGTGCTTCCCGTAGCAAGAACCATATCTTGAGATTTTGCCATTTTTAGAGCGCCCTGATAAGCTTCATGAACGCTGGAGTAGCTCGTAAATACTAAGCCACAGTTTTTTATTGCTTGTTGCAACGCCTCCACCGCCAGACCTCTAGGAATATCCGGTCGGCATATGTGATAGATTGCATGTTTTGGTAAAAGAGAAAGCACCGCATCTATATTTTTATCGGCGACCATGCCCAGCACGATGTGTAGGGTCTCAAACTCTTCTTTGTCCACTTGCGCCATAACCATTTTGATGCCCGCAACATTATGTGCCGTGTCACAAACTACTTTGGGTTGTAGCTGCAACACATCGTACCGACCTCGCAAACGGGTGTTTTTGACTATATTTTTGAGTCCGCTTTTCAAGTCTTCATCACTAACTGTAAAGTCGGACACCTTATTCAATTCCTGAATCACGGCCGTCGCCACTCGTACGTTGTCTTTTTGATAGGATCCTAAAAGATCGGTAGGGAGTGCTTGCTTTTGATGATTGACAAAAGTAACGGGAGCGTTTATTTTGTCTGCGCTTTCGCGAAAGCGAGACTTCAAATGACTTCTTTTCTCACCGATTGCCACTGGCGTATTTTCCTTGATAATGCCCGCTTTTTCTCCTGCAATTTTAACCAAGGTG
This genomic interval from Nonlabens spongiae contains the following:
- a CDS encoding GIY-YIG nuclease family protein, with translation MEQRLAKHLQSKNGFTSSVKDMKIVYFESCKIRSEAMDREQQIKKWKSRVKIQELIKNERKRASRLHRDGQGFVPIVLWLSQALQI
- a CDS encoding bifunctional folylpolyglutamate synthase/dihydrofolate synthase translates to MYQRQGKVAYKANLNNTILLDDHLGNPHERFPTIHVAGTNGKGSTCHMLASVLQEAGYKVGLYTSPHLKDFRERIKINGEMCSQAFVVDFVQKHKEFLEANQLSFFEMTVGMAFQYFAEQKVDIAVIETGLGGRLDSTNIIKPLVCAITNIDKDHTAVLGNTLVKIAGEKAGIIKENTPVAIGEKRSHLKSRFRESADKINAPVTFVNHQKQALPTDLLGSYQKDNVRVATAVIQELNKVSDFTVSDEDLKSGLKNIVKNTRLRGRYDVLQLQPKVVCDTAHNVAGIKMVMAQVDKEEFETLHIVLGMVADKNIDAVLSLLPKHAIYHICRPDIPRGLAVEALQQAIKNCGLVFTSYSSVHEAYQGALKMAKSQDMVLATGSTFVVAEII